A region from the Candidatus Neomarinimicrobiota bacterium genome encodes:
- a CDS encoding secondary thiamine-phosphate synthase enzyme YjbQ: protein MIILSVRTQNRIDFVEISDSVQKEVSKTGIKDAVVTLYVPHTTCGITINEHADPAVAEDIKHQLTELVPYQAGYRHSEGNADSHIKTSIVGSSETVIVERGKLVLGTWQGIFLADFDGPRTRKVYLKIIEG, encoded by the coding sequence ATGATTATCCTATCTGTACGGACGCAAAACAGAATTGACTTTGTTGAGATATCGGATTCGGTCCAAAAAGAGGTGTCAAAAACGGGCATAAAGGATGCTGTGGTAACCCTTTACGTGCCTCACACAACTTGTGGTATCACCATCAACGAACACGCCGATCCCGCGGTGGCTGAGGACATCAAACATCAACTGACCGAATTGGTGCCGTACCAGGCCGGTTATCGTCACTCCGAGGGAAACGCGGACAGCCATATTAAAACCAGCATTGTGGGCTCATCAGAAACAGTCATCGTCGAACGTGGAAAACTCGTATTGGGCACATGGCAGGGGATTTTCCTCGCCGATTTCGACGGACCGCGAACACGGAAAGTCTACCTGAAGATCATCGAGGGGTGA